The sequence below is a genomic window from Limnochordia bacterium.
AAGCTGTTTACGGGATGCTTCCTACTGATGATTCTAGCTGGGGGGTTCTTCCAAGTGCTCTGGGCCCCTTCCTTGGCAACGTCGGTGGGCAATCCTCGGGTACAGTTGGCCCGGGAACAGATTCTTCGGGGAGGTATTTTCGATTATTCTGGGCGTGCCCTGGCACTGCCCGGTGACCACCAGATGCGTTACGTAGGCCCTATTTCCTTGGCTGCCATTGTTGGGTACAGTGATCTCATTTTGGGACAGAGCGGCTTAGAGAAAGCCTATGATCGGGTCTTACTAGGACTGGATGGACTATCGTTCTACCTTTACCAGTGGCGGGTTCATCAAGGTCAGAGTCATTACGGGGGTCACATCATTACGACGATTGATTACGCGATGCAGCGGATTGCCGAAGAGGCCTTGGGCCAAAGGAAGGGTGCGGTGGTGATACTAGAGCCTAAAAGTGGTGCTATTAGAGCTTTGGTCTCCTTCCCGAGTTTTGATCCAAATCGGGTCTATGAAAAATGGTCGTTCCTCAGGGATGACAAAGACGCACCTCTACTACATCGAGCAGTCCAAGGGCTTTATCCTCCTGGTTCGGTTTTTAAGATGCTGATCTTGGCTGCCGCCTTGGAGGAAGGAGGAGTGCGGCTGGATACCACGTATATAGATCAAGGGGAGTTCAGGGTGGAGGGTTATCGACTAACAAATGCCTATACCACCCAACCGGGGCCGATTACTCTTATGCAGGCCTTTGCTAATTCCTCGAATGTGATCTTTGCACAATTGGCCTTGGAACTAGGAGAAAACAAGTTATTTGACTATGTAGACAGGTTTGGTTTTGGTAACCTGCAGGGTCTACGGGTTGCCACCTCCCCGGCGAGGATCTTTCCGCCGGGTTCCAAAGCTGAGCTTGTGCAATTTGCCATTGGACAAGGTAACCAGTTGGTTACCCCTTTGGACATTGCGGTACTGACGGCGACAATTGCCACCGGTGGCCTACAATTCAAAGCCTTCTTGGTGCAAGAACTGGTTGATTCGTTTGGCGGAAGAAGACAACATGTAAAAGCTATGCCAGAACGGGTACTGAGTAGCTTCACCTCATACCAAGTTACACGGGCGATGCTCGGGGTGGTTGAGAATGGTACTGGAACAAGGGCCCAAGTCAAGGGAGTAAGTATTGCTGGAAAAACCGGAAGTGCTGAGAACCCCCATGGGAAACCCCACGCGTGGTTTACCTGTTTTGCACCAGCGGATGATCCGCAACTGGTTGTTACAGTCATTGTGGAGAATGCCGGGTCCGGTGGCCAGGTGGCTGCACCCATCGCCCAGGAGATCCTTGGGAGACTACTAGGTGGGGGATGAGGAATATTCCTGTTTGTTGTATAATGTTGAAGGTAAGGGGTGGATGAATTGCTGGGAAGAGTCCTTGCTGACCGATACGAAATCGTTCAAGAAGTTGGATCCGGCGGAATGGCCGTGGTATACCTGGGCCAAGATCGCCTGCTCTGTCGACCTGTGGCTATTAAGATTCTACGGGACGTCCATGCCAAAGATGAGGATTTCGTCCGTCGT
It includes:
- a CDS encoding penicillin-binding transpeptidase domain-containing protein, which codes for MPIRSLNNLLKLFTGCFLLMILAGGFFQVLWAPSLATSVGNPRVQLAREQILRGGIFDYSGRALALPGDHQMRYVGPISLAAIVGYSDLILGQSGLEKAYDRVLLGLDGLSFYLYQWRVHQGQSHYGGHIITTIDYAMQRIAEEALGQRKGAVVILEPKSGAIRALVSFPSFDPNRVYEKWSFLRDDKDAPLLHRAVQGLYPPGSVFKMLILAAALEEGGVRLDTTYIDQGEFRVEGYRLTNAYTTQPGPITLMQAFANSSNVIFAQLALELGENKLFDYVDRFGFGNLQGLRVATSPARIFPPGSKAELVQFAIGQGNQLVTPLDIAVLTATIATGGLQFKAFLVQELVDSFGGRRQHVKAMPERVLSSFTSYQVTRAMLGVVENGTGTRAQVKGVSIAGKTGSAENPHGKPHAWFTCFAPADDPQLVVTVIVENAGSGGQVAAPIAQEILGRLLGGG